One window from the genome of Gimesia aquarii encodes:
- a CDS encoding HpcH/HpaI aldolase family protein, whose amino-acid sequence MSHNFRSKLKQGELLISPMVTLSCPETAEILSEAGYDWLFLDAEHSTYAASDLQTIIGRVAHTLPCLVRLAAPDEVLIKKALDLGAAGIIAPQVNTPELAEKIVSYAKYSPQGTRGVGLGRAHGYGFAFDDYLSSANDNITVVVQAEQIDAVNNIEQIVNVSGVDAVLIGPYDLSASLKKIGEIDHPDVVNAIQHVTEVCQKQNMPLGIFGVTVNAIKPYIEKGFTLITVGVDTVMLGQAARKMLGQLK is encoded by the coding sequence GTGTCACACAATTTTCGCTCGAAACTGAAACAGGGTGAACTACTGATATCACCAATGGTCACGCTATCTTGTCCCGAAACTGCAGAGATCCTGTCTGAAGCAGGCTATGACTGGTTATTTCTCGATGCTGAACATAGTACGTATGCCGCATCTGATTTGCAGACAATCATAGGACGTGTGGCACATACCTTACCCTGTCTCGTCAGGCTCGCTGCACCAGATGAAGTGCTCATCAAAAAAGCCCTGGATCTCGGTGCAGCCGGGATTATTGCCCCTCAAGTGAATACTCCTGAATTAGCGGAAAAAATAGTTTCATATGCAAAGTACTCTCCTCAGGGAACACGGGGGGTCGGACTGGGTCGTGCACACGGTTATGGTTTTGCCTTCGATGACTATCTCAGTTCTGCTAATGACAATATAACTGTGGTTGTGCAAGCCGAACAGATTGACGCAGTGAATAACATCGAACAGATTGTAAATGTTTCTGGAGTCGACGCCGTTTTGATCGGCCCTTACGACCTCTCTGCCAGCCTCAAAAAAATCGGCGAGATCGATCACCCGGATGTGGTGAATGCCATTCAGCATGTGACCGAAGTTTGCCAAAAACAAAACATGCCACTAGGGATTTTTGGAGTCACCGTAAATGCAATAAAGCCCTATATTGAAAAAGGGTTCACACTGATCACAGTCGGCGTTGATACGGTCATGTTAGGACAGGCAGCGCGAAAAATGCTGGGGCAATTAAAGTAA
- a CDS encoding GNAT family N-acetyltransferase: MIKTRDATTADLPAIVDIYNQSIPAGTATADTKPIEVADRIQWFEQFSPQKRPIWVAEDEADQIVGCIYLTSFYAGRPAYDKTAEVSLYLANSHQKQGLGSFLLQKMIDACPALGITTLVGMHFDHNEGTKHLNKKFGFEVCGHLPEIAEVHGHKRGLLISLLRIPQAK; this comes from the coding sequence ATGATTAAGACACGCGATGCGACTACAGCAGATCTTCCAGCGATCGTCGATATTTATAATCAATCGATTCCCGCCGGTACAGCAACGGCGGATACAAAACCCATCGAGGTCGCTGACCGCATACAATGGTTTGAGCAATTCTCACCCCAAAAACGTCCGATCTGGGTTGCAGAGGATGAAGCGGACCAAATCGTGGGCTGTATTTATCTGACTTCTTTTTATGCCGGTCGTCCCGCGTATGACAAAACAGCAGAAGTCAGTCTCTATCTCGCCAACTCACACCAGAAACAGGGACTCGGTTCGTTTCTGTTACAAAAGATGATTGATGCCTGCCCTGCCCTGGGAATCACAACACTGGTTGGCATGCATTTCGACCATAACGAAGGTACCAAGCACTTAAACAAAAAATTCGGCTTTGAAGTTTGTGGCCACCTGCCCGAAATCGCTGAAGTCCACGGACATAAACGTGGGCTGTTGATTTCACTTCTGCGAATACCACAAGCGAAATAA
- a CDS encoding FHA domain-containing serine/threonine-protein kinase yields the protein MSKPHDINSFLELLRKSKLLSEDEVRAAIDELKLESFATPKEAAQKLVTENVLTRYQGERLLSGRTRGFFIHNYKVLEILGFGGMGSLYLAEDVETSVPVALKVLNEKCRNDTGMLTRLKLEATAGKRLQHPHVVHTIDFDDTGAICYIAMEFIKGISLLELVLLKQRSLPTPQVCDVIYQAALGLENAHQAGIVHRDLKPENLIIDAEGFVKVLDFGLALLKDNPEAEFSLAMIFGHGCVGTPDYIAPEQSRDGQSVDARADIYGLGSTMYFLLTGKLPFPKGTASQKIQGHREQSPRSIAEIAPKVPKEVVAIVEKMMAKKPDDRFQSMAELAAALKPFAKRKPVEFRFNKVVSQRVREAKARNAIAQSSIASPQLSSQIATASRVAEQAHEKTVGLERMRGGDSEFSKSGLLRQAMPITSTDLMAQQTTAAMNDQIDSAELVSLDDQQRFALAQKRLVLGRNANCDIHVDRPGVSGEHCEFRFENSNWVVTDLNSKNGIEVGGSRVQEQILFPGDTLTIAATYHFEFADPNQSPSNGKHKNMLIAASVLAGVCLIGGIGYWLLSK from the coding sequence ATGTCTAAACCTCACGATATCAATTCTTTTCTCGAGTTATTAAGGAAGAGTAAGCTTCTCTCAGAGGATGAAGTTCGCGCTGCCATTGACGAATTGAAGCTGGAAAGCTTTGCTACTCCCAAAGAAGCAGCTCAAAAACTGGTGACCGAGAACGTATTGACCCGCTATCAAGGTGAGCGTCTGCTTTCAGGACGGACCCGTGGCTTTTTTATTCATAACTATAAAGTCCTGGAAATCCTCGGATTCGGGGGAATGGGTAGCCTGTATTTAGCTGAAGATGTGGAAACGTCTGTGCCAGTTGCATTGAAAGTGCTGAATGAAAAATGCCGCAACGATACGGGAATGCTCACGCGACTGAAACTCGAAGCCACTGCTGGTAAACGTTTACAACATCCGCATGTGGTACATACAATTGATTTTGATGATACGGGCGCCATATGTTACATCGCGATGGAGTTTATCAAAGGAATCAGCTTGCTTGAGTTGGTTTTACTCAAACAGAGATCGCTGCCGACTCCGCAGGTTTGTGATGTCATCTATCAAGCGGCATTGGGTCTTGAAAACGCACATCAGGCAGGGATTGTGCATCGCGATCTGAAACCGGAAAATTTGATTATCGACGCGGAAGGATTCGTAAAAGTTCTGGATTTTGGTCTGGCTCTTCTGAAGGATAACCCCGAGGCAGAGTTCTCGCTGGCGATGATCTTTGGACATGGCTGCGTAGGCACACCCGATTATATCGCTCCCGAACAATCCAGAGACGGGCAGTCTGTAGATGCCCGCGCTGATATCTACGGTCTTGGCAGTACGATGTATTTTCTGCTGACTGGAAAACTTCCGTTCCCTAAAGGAACCGCTTCTCAAAAGATTCAAGGACATCGTGAGCAATCACCGAGGTCAATTGCTGAAATCGCACCGAAAGTTCCAAAGGAAGTTGTCGCGATTGTAGAAAAAATGATGGCGAAAAAGCCAGATGACCGTTTTCAATCGATGGCTGAATTAGCTGCCGCATTAAAACCATTTGCCAAACGAAAACCAGTCGAGTTTCGGTTTAACAAAGTTGTCTCACAGCGCGTGCGTGAAGCGAAAGCGCGAAATGCAATCGCTCAGTCGAGTATTGCCAGTCCCCAACTTTCCTCGCAAATTGCAACAGCCAGTCGTGTTGCTGAACAGGCACACGAAAAAACGGTGGGGCTCGAACGCATGAGGGGTGGCGATTCAGAATTCTCGAAGAGTGGACTGCTACGTCAAGCTATGCCAATCACATCCACAGACTTGATGGCGCAACAAACGACTGCAGCCATGAATGATCAGATCGACTCAGCAGAACTCGTTTCCCTCGATGACCAACAACGCTTCGCACTTGCTCAGAAACGGCTCGTGCTAGGACGGAATGCGAACTGTGATATTCACGTGGATCGCCCCGGCGTTTCAGGAGAACATTGTGAATTCCGCTTTGAGAACAGTAATTGGGTTGTAACGGACTTAAACAGTAAAAATGGGATTGAAGTCGGAGGCTCTCGGGTTCAGGAACAAATCCTTTTTCCCGGCGATACGCTCACGATTGCTGCTACATACCACTTCGAATTCGCGGATCCCAATCAAAGTCCCTCCAATGGCAAACACAAAAACATGCTTATCGCTGCTTCTGTCCTGGCCGGTGTTTGCCTGATTGGTGGGATCGGGTATTGGCTGCTGTCGAAGTAA
- a CDS encoding SGNH/GDSL hydrolase family protein has protein sequence MSTQIQHLRLYLLFCVCTSCIVSPIWGNDKKSEPTNAREAATKKAKQTAELNKKFAAWKITLSPEQQAWETVLEENLGSFYLPIYKKQKLAGRVTAWDYVADDPQLPRILLIGDSVSRGYTLAVRKALAGKANVHRAPANCGPTATGLKKLDVWLGKGNWDVIHFNFGIHDRRTPPADYESRLETIVERLKKTGAKLIWASSTPIPADWKEGPAMKMALEEKNAIAARVMKKQGVEIDDLFTFITPHLSETQNPKDVHFNSKGYDLLGKQVAKQIAASLTSK, from the coding sequence ATGTCCACACAAATTCAGCATTTGCGGTTATATCTTTTGTTTTGTGTATGCACTAGCTGCATCGTATCTCCAATTTGGGGTAATGACAAGAAATCAGAACCGACAAATGCCAGGGAAGCGGCTACGAAAAAAGCAAAACAAACTGCCGAATTGAACAAAAAGTTTGCGGCCTGGAAAATCACTTTATCACCTGAGCAACAAGCTTGGGAAACGGTACTGGAAGAAAATCTGGGTTCCTTTTATCTGCCAATTTATAAAAAACAAAAACTAGCGGGAAGAGTGACTGCCTGGGATTATGTTGCCGATGATCCCCAGCTCCCTCGTATCTTATTGATTGGCGATTCTGTTTCACGAGGATACACATTGGCCGTACGAAAAGCACTTGCAGGCAAAGCAAACGTGCATCGCGCACCGGCCAATTGTGGACCGACGGCGACAGGCTTGAAAAAACTCGATGTATGGCTTGGCAAGGGGAACTGGGATGTGATTCACTTCAACTTCGGTATTCACGATCGACGCACACCACCGGCCGATTATGAATCGCGTCTGGAAACAATTGTAGAACGTTTAAAGAAAACAGGAGCCAAATTGATCTGGGCCAGCAGTACACCGATTCCCGCCGATTGGAAAGAGGGGCCAGCGATGAAAATGGCACTCGAAGAAAAGAACGCGATTGCAGCGCGTGTGATGAAAAAACAAGGTGTTGAGATTGACGACCTATTTACCTTTATTACTCCTCATTTGTCTGAGACACAGAATCCCAAGGACGTCCATTTTAACAGCAAAGGTTACGATCTATTAGGTAAGCAGGTGGCAAAACAGATAGCGGCTAGTTTAACATCGAAATAA
- a CDS encoding CHAD domain-containing protein — MGYQFKQEESLASGVHRIAQEQLSQAICELQNPKRDRHQAIHEVRKQFKKLRGLIRLVCSGLGDDFSRLNIWYSAAGRRLSRVRDAESMLESLKKLSKRFSDSGYEALFSEFEKKLLIRRQNIVEEWIDLDRELEKLSEQLEEARDSVGNWKIEGAVEKIISHGLKQTYQQGAKALKKIHRRPNDELLHDCRKASKNHLYHMRLIVDVWQPVISARIVELDRLNDLLGDDHDLAVMTQLVQNEERVLETSTDIDLLLKMIKQQRKELQSAAFKIADRVYAEKSKAFAHRMRTYWNLWQNQCSR, encoded by the coding sequence ATGGGATACCAATTCAAACAAGAGGAATCTCTGGCGAGTGGAGTTCATCGGATTGCACAAGAGCAACTAAGCCAGGCCATTTGTGAGTTACAGAACCCCAAACGGGACCGGCATCAAGCCATACATGAGGTTCGAAAACAGTTTAAGAAACTGCGTGGGTTGATTCGCCTTGTTTGTTCAGGATTAGGTGATGACTTTTCCCGCCTCAATATCTGGTATAGTGCTGCTGGGCGCAGGCTGTCTCGTGTGAGAGATGCGGAATCAATGTTAGAATCGCTTAAAAAATTAAGTAAGCGTTTTAGTGATTCTGGATACGAAGCGTTGTTCTCTGAGTTCGAAAAGAAGTTGCTAATCCGCAGGCAAAATATTGTTGAAGAATGGATTGATCTGGATCGAGAGTTAGAAAAACTGTCGGAGCAACTTGAAGAAGCTCGAGACTCAGTTGGAAACTGGAAGATCGAAGGAGCGGTGGAGAAAATCATCTCACATGGTTTGAAACAAACATACCAACAAGGCGCGAAAGCTTTAAAAAAAATCCATCGCCGTCCGAATGATGAACTGTTACACGATTGTCGCAAGGCAAGCAAAAATCATCTTTATCATATGAGGCTCATAGTCGATGTCTGGCAACCGGTGATTTCAGCTCGTATCGTTGAATTGGATCGATTAAACGATCTGTTGGGAGACGACCATGATTTAGCAGTCATGACTCAACTTGTACAAAATGAAGAAAGAGTACTTGAAACTTCTACTGATATCGATCTGCTTCTAAAAATGATCAAACAACAGCGAAAAGAACTGCAATCAGCGGCTTTCAAAATCGCAGACCGTGTCTATGCAGAAAAGTCAAAGGCATTTGCTCATCGTATGCGAACTTATTGGAATCTTTGGCAAAATCAATGCTCCCGTTAG